From the genome of Nakamurella flavida:
TCCCGGTAGTACTGCACCCCTTGGACGAGGGACGAGGCGCAGTTGCCGACGCCGACCAGGGCGACCCGGATGCTGCGGTCGGCTCCGGACGGACCGGCGGGTGGGGCTGAGCTGGACATGCGGATGCTCCTCGGGTGACGGGCCGGGATGGCGGCCGGGCGGACTGCCGACGCAGGGGGACGGGGCAGGCGACGCGAGGGTAGCGGGTCGAGAGAACAAACGACACGCATGTCATCATGTACGGACATTGATGGGGCGGTCGGTGGGGGCCCCGGGAGGGGTCGGAGGCCGGGTCGTACGCTGGCCGGGTGCGGACACAGCGAGGGCTGGTGGACTACGCGTTGCAGCGCCGCGCGCTGCTCGCCGAGGTCACCTCCGGCCGCACGGGGGTCACCGAGGTGTGCGACGCCTCGCCGTATCTCGTGCGCGCGGCCAAGTTCCACGGGGTTCCCACCGACGTCCCGTGCCCGGTGTGCCGCAAGGAACCGCTGACCCACGTCTACTGGGTCTACGGCGACGAGATCAAGCACATGGCCGGGTCCGCGCGGGCCCCCAAGGAACTGGAGACGATGGCCGGGACCTACGGCGAGTTCTCCGTCTACCAGGTCGAGGTCTGCCGGACCTGCTCCTGGAACCACCTGGTCGCCTCGTTCGTGCTGGGCACGGCCGGCGAACAGCCCCGCCGCACCCGCCGCCGCGCCCCCGGCTGACGCCCGCTCACTGCCGGCCGCCCGCTCACTGCCGGCCGCCCGCTCACTGCCGCCCGTCCGCTCGGGCCGCCCGCCCGCGCAGCCGCCACCAGCGGATCGAGGCCACGGCCACGGCGGCCACCGCGAGGACGACCAGGGGCAGGCGGTCGCCGACGGACGGACGCAGGGCCTCCAGGGCGATGGGCACCCCGAAGCCCAGATAGGTGGCCACGTAGAAGGCCCCGGTGAGGGTGCCGCGGACGGCGGCCGGGGAGTAGGTCGTCAGATCGACCAGGCCGGCGCGCAGGCACAGCCCGTACCCCGTGCCGAGCAGCACGAAGGCGACCAGCACCAGCGGCAGGGTCGGGGCACCGCCACCGACGGCAGCCAGGGCCAGTCCGGCGGCGGCACTCAGCGCTCCGGCCGATCCGGCGCCCGGGCCCCACCGCAGCCGGCGGGCCAACGCCTGCACGACGATGCCGGTGCCCAGCACGGCCCCCGCGGCGGCCCCGGCGAGCAGCGGACCGCCCGTCGTCCCGGCCATCCGGGCCGGCAGGGTCACCACCCCGACGGTGGCCCCGGCGAACACCCAGGGCGCGATGGGCAGCGCCCAGCCGAGCGCCGTGCGGGCCGATCGACGGGGCCCGGCCGGGGCGCCGCTCGCCGTCCCGACCAGCACGCGGTGTTCGGCGTGGTCGGTCACCGGATGCCGGGGGGCGCGCACGGTGACGGCGAGCACGGCGACCACCGCCGCCGCGGACAGCGCGGCGCTGAGCAGGAACGGCAGCGCCAGCGGGGCCGGGCCCCACTGGGCGAGCACGCCGGACACCACCGGGCCGAAGGCGAAACCGCCGGTCAAGGCCACCCCGGCGCGGGTCGCCCCGGACGGTCCGCCGAGATCGGCGGCCCACGCCGTGCCCGCGCTGAACGTCGCTCCTGCCCCCAGTCCGACGATCAACCGCCCCGCCACCAGTCCCGCCGGTTCGTGCCATGCCGCCAGGAGCACCGTCCCGGACAGGGCGACCACCGCGCCGGGCACCGCGGTGCGGGCGCGGCCGATGCGGTCGGAGAGGGAACCGGCCAGCAGCAGACCGGGCAGCAGACCGACGGCGTAGAGCCCGTAGACCCCGGCGAGCAGCGACGGCGACAGCCCCTCGGCGGCGCGCAGGGCGGGCAGCAGCGCCGCGAAGTGGTTGGCCGCCCAGCCCGTGCTGAACAGCAGGAACAGCACCGCGCCGGTGCTGCGCGGAGGGGCGGTGCGTACGTGCGTGCCGATCACCGGAGCGACGCTAGAGCACCCGTCCCGACGGCCGGGTGGCGGTCACAGCATCTCCAGCGGGACCGGCCGGTCCGGGACCGGGAAGGCGCGATCCAGGTCGGCCAGGTCGTCCGGGGTCAGCGCGAGATGCAGTGCGGCGGCGTTCTCCCGCACGTGCGCGACGGATCCCGTCCGGGGGATGGCGCAGATCCCGCCGCCCCGGATCGCCCAGGCCAGCGCGACCTGGGCCGGGGTGACCTCGTGGCGACCGGCGATCTCGGCCAGCACCGGATGCCCGAGCAGGCGCCCCTGCTCGACGGGGGAGTACGCCATCACCGGCAGGCCGCGTTCCCGGCACCAGGGCAGCAGGTCGAGCTCGGGGCCCCGCCGGGTCAGGTTGTAGAGGACCTGGTCGGTGGCCACCCCCGGCCCGCCGGCCAGGGCGGCCAGCTCGGCCATCTCCCCGACGTCGAAGTTGCTGACCCCCCAGTGCCTGATCTTCCCGGCACGCTGCAGGTCCTGGAACCCGGCGAGGGTCTCGGCCAGCGGCTGGGATCCCGGCCAGTGCAGGAGGTAGAGGTCCAGATGATCGGTGCGCAACCGGCGCAGGCTGCGCTCGCAGGCCTGCACCGTGCCGGACCGGGAGGCGTTGGACGGCAGCACCTTGCTGACCAGCACGACCTCGTCCCGCCGGCCGGCGATGGCCTCGCCGACGAGTTCCTCCGACGCCCCGTTGCCGTACATCTCCGCGGTGTCGATGACGCGCAGGCCCAGATCCAGGCCGACCCGGATCGCGGCGGCCTCGGCGTCCCGGGTCCGCAGGCTGTCGCCCAGCTCCCAGGTGCCCAGGCCGATCCGGGGGACGGCACGCCCGGCCAGTCGGACGCCGAGTCCGGCCGGGCCGTCGGAGCGGGGGTGGTCGA
Proteins encoded in this window:
- a CDS encoding DUF5318 domain-containing protein, producing the protein MRTQRGLVDYALQRRALLAEVTSGRTGVTEVCDASPYLVRAAKFHGVPTDVPCPVCRKEPLTHVYWVYGDEIKHMAGSARAPKELETMAGTYGEFSVYQVEVCRTCSWNHLVASFVLGTAGEQPRRTRRRAPG
- a CDS encoding MFS transporter; amino-acid sequence: MIGTHVRTAPPRSTGAVLFLLFSTGWAANHFAALLPALRAAEGLSPSLLAGVYGLYAVGLLPGLLLAGSLSDRIGRARTAVPGAVVALSGTVLLAAWHEPAGLVAGRLIVGLGAGATFSAGTAWAADLGGPSGATRAGVALTGGFAFGPVVSGVLAQWGPAPLALPFLLSAALSAAAVVAVLAVTVRAPRHPVTDHAEHRVLVGTASGAPAGPRRSARTALGWALPIAPWVFAGATVGVVTLPARMAGTTGGPLLAGAAAGAVLGTGIVVQALARRLRWGPGAGSAGALSAAAGLALAAVGGGAPTLPLVLVAFVLLGTGYGLCLRAGLVDLTTYSPAAVRGTLTGAFYVATYLGFGVPIALEALRPSVGDRLPLVVLAVAAVAVASIRWWRLRGRAARADGRQ
- a CDS encoding aldo/keto reductase; amino-acid sequence: MIDHPRSDGPAGLGVRLAGRAVPRIGLGTWELGDSLRTRDAEAAAIRVGLDLGLRVIDTAEMYGNGASEELVGEAIAGRRDEVVLVSKVLPSNASRSGTVQACERSLRRLRTDHLDLYLLHWPGSQPLAETLAGFQDLQRAGKIRHWGVSNFDVGEMAELAALAGGPGVATDQVLYNLTRRGPELDLLPWCRERGLPVMAYSPVEQGRLLGHPVLAEIAGRHEVTPAQVALAWAIRGGGICAIPRTGSVAHVRENAAALHLALTPDDLADLDRAFPVPDRPVPLEML